From the genome of Gossypium raimondii isolate GPD5lz unplaced genomic scaffold, ASM2569854v1 Contig00079, whole genome shotgun sequence, one region includes:
- the LOC128036902 gene encoding NAD(P)H-quinone oxidoreductase subunit I, chloroplastic — protein sequence MRFMTWFKQEKETNIKLFIDIHDMFPMVTGFMNYGHQTVRAARYIGQGFMITLSHANRLPVTIQYPYEKLITSERFRGRIHFEFDKCIACEVCVRVCPIDLPVVDWKFETDIRKKRLLNYSIDFGICIFCGNCVEYCPTNCLSMTEEYELSTYDRHELNYNQIALGRLPMSVIDDYTIRTILNSIQRKTQ from the coding sequence atgaGATTCATGACTTggttcaaacaagagaaagaaacaaacataaaattattcatagatATTCACGATATGTTCCCTATGGTAACCGGGTTCATGAATTATGGCCACCAAACAGTCCGAGCAGCAAGGTACATTGGTCAAGGTTTCATGATTACCTTATCCCACGCAAATCGTTTACCCGTAACTATTCAATATCcttatgaaaaattaatcaCATCAGAGCGTTTCCGCGGACGAATccattttgaatttgataaatgcATTGCTTGTGAAGTATGTGTTCGTGTATGCCCTATAGATCTACCCGTTGTTGATTGGAAATTTGAAACGGATATTCGAAAAAAACGATTGCTTAATTACAGTATTGATTTCggaatttgtatattttgtggTAACTGCGTTGAGTATTGTCCAACAAATTGCTTATCAATGACTGAAGAATATGAACTTTCTACTTACGACCGTCACGAATTGAATTATAATCAAATTGCTTTGGGCCGTTTACCAATGTCAGTAATTGACGATTATACAATTCGAAcaattttgaattcaattcaaAGAAAAACTCAGTAA